From the Photobacterium sp. GJ3 genome, one window contains:
- a CDS encoding chloramphenicol phosphotransferase CPT family protein: MEMIFLNGPSSSGKSSIARELQSLLDAPYLHLGIDNFIAMMPEKSNRLNTPNQPADGFYWRSKMRGQHTVQRIAFGDYGKAVNDAYRTTVRHLLDSGLNVIVDDAINGAEEMAVWQSVLAGKQCLFVGVFCTDEILVQREKQRGDRQPGSALEQASRVHQGIRYDIKINTATNSPRACAHQILRDMTRGNSS; the protein is encoded by the coding sequence ATGGAGATGATCTTCCTGAACGGACCCAGCAGTTCAGGCAAAAGCTCGATTGCCCGGGAACTGCAATCCTTACTGGACGCCCCTTATTTACATCTGGGGATAGATAACTTCATTGCCATGATGCCCGAAAAATCTAACCGCCTGAACACCCCGAATCAACCTGCTGACGGTTTTTACTGGCGTTCGAAAATGCGAGGCCAGCACACCGTCCAGCGCATTGCTTTTGGCGACTACGGCAAAGCGGTCAACGACGCTTACCGGACCACAGTCCGGCATTTACTCGACTCCGGCCTGAACGTGATTGTCGACGATGCCATCAATGGCGCAGAAGAAATGGCTGTCTGGCAATCCGTCCTTGCCGGAAAACAGTGTCTGTTCGTGGGCGTTTTCTGTACCGATGAAATTCTGGTCCAACGGGAAAAACAACGGGGGGATCGTCAGCCCGGGTCTGCCCTCGAGCAGGCAAGCCGGGTCCATCAGGGGATCCGGTACGATATTAAGATCAACACAGCCACGAATTCCCCCCGGGCCT